The following is a genomic window from Malus sylvestris chromosome 7, drMalSylv7.2, whole genome shotgun sequence.
aaatttctagccattatattttgcttataagttctatcaaagaacctttgcaagtaaaaaaaattctaataataagaacgtatgaaaaatattcaaatggactagaaaataaagaaaaaacctttttgtgcgagagtcttctacgagtatggatttcaactctcaatgaaagcaccaatttgtggatgcaaatttcttcctccttgatcttggacaaaattgcacctacaaaataaataacacctttggttatggccacaagcctcacgcgcccacgatgaatggggagggctttggccgaagaacctccgatgccaaagttagaatttagagagaaataatgtttagagaattttgagatttttgttaAGAGTATTGGaatctatttatagggataggggtggccggcctggctagggtttttgtgtttgatttaggtttaattagccaatttatttggctatttaaacataaaatgaatgttttggtggtttttggaattaattggctagttaattagggtaattaaaaagggaGAATAGTGGAAAAGGTGGAGAATAAgatgatttacttttcttgatgggattggccggccactttagtagttttaggtttggatgggtgtttcaattgataattaagggattgattaggtaattaatcccttaattagtcaattattatgattttaggaaatatgaaaggaataagtatattatttagctaattgattagctaaataatgaaatgggaaatatatgaataaattaggttttaagttgatacctattttgggtacttttgacttggttgagggataattgcatgctgcttgcgcgtagaaatcccggtatgcctcaagggtagttttgtcttcttttgtcaaaaGTTCATGTGTCGCctaatgaatatttttggctccacagttgTGTGCCATACTTAAAAactagagtaaattgtagctatggtccttaaactttaacttaattggagcaatgattcCTCAACTTAAAATCCATTACTATTGGtccatcaactcatcaaaacgtgcaactatggtccctcaactaaaaattcattaccattggtccctcagctttaattcaactggagaaatgatcccttaactttaacttcATTATAACAATGttccttccaatataactctttttgacaaattttttgacatggTTGACGAAAAttaccataattacacactttggagggaccctaattatataaatggtttttccaacataacttattttgacaaagttttgacgaaattgatgaaaataactataactacacattttgataagttgagggatcaatggtaatgaatttttagttgagagaccattgctccaatttgattaaagttgagggacattgctacaatttactctaaataCTAAGCACTAGCCCGTGCGGATTTCACAAGACATAAATCAAAGAGATAAACACGCGATACAACTCAACAATATCTCAGCTATGAAGGCCACTGCATAGATACTGTGCATCCAAATTTGATTACTTACCCAAAATGTGCAGAAACAATGGTCAATGTACTGAGAAGAACAGGAAgagaggggaaaaaaaaaaagagacgaCATATATGTTCAAGGTGAAATCTTTCAAACATCAAACTTCAACATCTCCAACAATCAACACCTAACTTTGCTGGTGCTAACACCAGCAAAGTTTTCCAGTAAGTACATTGAATTATAAATTTAAACCATATCAAAAGCTGATCAGGTCATCCTTTGCTGGCGTCTGCTGCTTCTTCGGATCTTGGCTTCCTTCAGATGGACTTCCACCTTTCTTGCCAAATATCATCTCATCAAGATCATCCATCATGTCATCGTTGCTCCCTGCATGAACCAAACCTCGAGAAGCAGCTGGTTTTCTAATCAAGTAATCCTCTTTCACATGACTTGGCGATTCATCAGGCTCCACAGCAACAGGTATCATTGCAGGTTCCGGCGCAGTTGGAACTACTGAAGGCCTTATCAGTTCTTCATACTTGGATAGAGCCTTATGGATCTCATCATTCACATTCAATGCTTCAAACAGCAAGGCCTCGTTCTCTCCAGCTGTCTCTATAATTCTCTGGACAGTGGATAGAGATTGGCGGCACTGCTGTACAAGTGTGGCCGTCAAGTCATCCTGCTAATGAGACAACAACATTTAATCCATATCTCTTTCAATCTAATTTTTAGTTcccaaatataaatatataactaGTTATTCTTGAACAAACATACATAATTGAATAAGATAACATATGCCCTCATGCAGCATTATAATTGCATCAAGTTTTCATATTCCTTGTTGGGCTGACATTGTACTATGAGTTAAATTAGCTTTGAACTGGCTGTTCCCATGGAGGATGTCGTCTTAAGGTCAACCCAGTACCACTTGGTTCTAGATTGGATGGGATATGGTCTTATGGAACAGGCCAAGTGGTATATTCACCTATTTTCAAAGGCCCATTTTAAGTTTGAGTATAGGTAGTGTCCCTAAAACTGACTTgcctaaaaaagaaaaaacaagtaAAAATCATATTGATCAGTCGATAACACAAGAAAAAGTTGCGACATTGAAAGTTCCATGCATCTCACAGAATGTAGGTGACAGAAATCCCATATGTTAACAGATTAGATGCAGGATTCAAAGAGGATATGCAAGTgagaaaacaacataaaaatcaCCTGTAAAGCATCTTGTTGGGGTGAAGAGGAGAAAACAGTATTAAGAAGCTCAATACTGTTTCTTGCAACATCAAATGCTTCCTTTGTTTGTTCACCCGTAAAGCTTTGAGCAGGAATCTCAACCGGAATCTGCTGGGAAAAACTAGCATCCGACTCTGAAGCAGAAACTGAACGAGGGGGAGTGAATATTGGTGCCAAACTCTCATTGTCGCGACCAGGAAACCGAATACCCCTTGATCTTAAACTCTGAAATTGAGGTGGTCCAAGCATAAAATTATAAGCACCATGAAACCACTTCTTCAAACAATAGAAATATAGATCTAACAACTGCACCACCCAACACGATGGAGGCTCAAGAAAATCAGATTGTGGATAAGGATAATAGTAGGCATAAAAGCCATGTAAGTTATGAAGTACGGTATACTTTCAATTTAGGGTGTTACTCAGTTTCTTATTCAACATTAAGCGTTGTATTCCTTACCAATGGTAAACTGGCCAGCTAAATTCTTTTCTGATCACTCTAGTACCGAGGCTAAATTGTACATTTCCTAGTCAGCTGCAATCAGACCTCATAGGAAGAACCTCAGGACAAATTGTGATGgttgtttcaaatttttaagTACTTCCTATGTGTCCAGCTAAACTCGGGTAACAGAAGTGGTATTTGTCTTTAACTATGTTCTAGTCATGAAAGAACGAGATGTAAGATAAATTTGACACAAGATATGAAACATGCACCAAAGGTTTACAGGTACCTTGTATGTTTCCTCATAAACAGGCAAATACCGGAGCTCACCGGTTGATTCCCCCCATGCTTCGATCAGCATCAAAGCTTTATTGCGATTATTAACAACAGTCTGAGGGTCGTCAATCAGCTTCACCATCTCATCAAGAACTCTCTCCGCAGCTATTTCTGAGAAAGCCTTTTCACAGTTCTTAACACATGTTTCAAGCAGCATTAGCGCAAGGTACTGGACCCTAGGATTCTTCAACATAATCCGCTTTTTCAGCCCACGAATCAATTCAACACTGTTAACTCTTTCAGTATTGATCATGTCGCAAATTTCAAGATTCATAGCCCAGTCAGGTTCTTCGAGTGCCTCTGATGTGGCATCTTCAACGATCTTATCTGCTTGGTTTGGGCCTTGGAAGAGCTCCTTCACCTTGAAGCTCACTGAGCTAAATCCAGCACTCATTTTTCGACCGACCTCAGTGCCTTCGATCTTGAGGCGCTCGCCAAGAGCGCTCACTTTCTCCATCAAATTGTCACTCATCGTTGCAGACCTTTTAAGTCTTAAATAAAAACCTTCAAAAAGTTTTCCTGAAAATGTATGATAAATACTAATTAATTGTCATAAAAGATGGGAAAGATATAATTCTGTTGCAAAGAAGAAATATCATATAAGATTTCTAATATTCAAAGCCAAAGAAGAAGAATTTTCACCCCGCTTTATCAGGGGCCAAGCCTAAAGATTAAGCAATCTAATTAcaattagtttctttttttttttcctccatctTTGAGTAACTCAAAACCCAAAGGATCCATAACTAATGGAAAGAATGAAATCGAAAGCAGAAAACTGTAATAAAAATCGACCTTAAACCCCAAAATGATTGGCAAAGCTGGAACTTTTCTTTCCCGGAATCCCTCCCTTTTATGCCCTTCAATTTTCTTGACAACCAAACGGAACAGAGAACAATTAAAGGGGGATACTTGAAGGATACCTCAAATAAAAATTCTTGAAACCGTTCAAAGGCTGTAACTTTAATTTCCAAAAATCCTATATAAAGTCAACAATCCATAATTTAGTTTCTTaagctctttttcttttttggtttgatgacttttcttatgcttttctcagcaaccaagcAAGTATTTATGAAAAATGGGAATCGATCAGACCAGATATCGTCATGATGAATGGAAAAGAATCCGATAtttggttaaaacttaaaattggaTGGAAATCCAAAGAATACGTAATTGAAAACAGAGGGTGACAATTGTGTGCGTGCCTGCTTACCTCTTTCGTTTGTTTCTGGAAGGAAATgggagctctctctctctttctctgcgcGTAGGAGTGGGGGCTGGGTTGGGACTCTGAAGTCTTGAGACGACTAGGCGCAACGACTAAGTAAAGTGAATAAAAGCTCTCCCCTTCCTACCTTGGAGTTTCAGCCTTTCAGCgcccttttctctctcttctacGTTTGCTAACGTAATCACATtacctgaattttttttttcttttcattctcttctttttaattaattaattaatttggaaaacaaaatataattatGGGAGGCAAAttctaaaataaattttgtgtaAAATAAATGATGTGTTTGTTGATcatcaaattattaattaagtattaattaacatgcttattttttatttgtaatacataatttaatttgtatattttgatttaaaaactTAATCTTTATGGCATTTTCCTATAATTATTTGGCACCATCACTGATTTAGAATTAAAGGTTACACCAACCTCAGTTTAGCGTGTTGATCAATTTGTAGGTTAATAGGGCATACACCCTGCAAAAGTAAGAAATATCAAAAAATGTAATTATTCACATCCACACTTCATTATCATAATAAATTACAATTTGTCCTCAATAAGTAACGTAATATTTCTGATGGTACGCGTGTACATGTTTACTGATTAATTAGGAGGACAGATGGCATTTTTTCCCAACTTGTGATTAAATATGACAACAATTATTAACAAATCGGAGGATCTAGAATATATAGAAGTAAAATCATTTAATTCGTCAATTGCGATACAACGCTTATAATGTAATAGTTTTTGTCTCTTTATTATATACGTGAAATAACGTATGACATAGTCCACTGACTCCACTCTAAACtcagaatttttttattacatgGAGCGGTTGTTGTCTTTAGTGACGAATTGATCATGGATTAATTCATTTagtctaaaaaaaaaagtcaaatcgGATAAATAATCCCATGATGATAAGGTATTTGGAAAATAGTCTATGtgctaaaaaaattaggatttaaattCCTGTGGTGTATtccgttagcaaatttagtccaaaagtgaTTTTTCCGTTAACTATCTGTTAATACATGGTTAAAATTGTACTTTGACTTGTGCACCTCCTTTTTCCTCGTCTTTATATTGTCCAATGTATAAGAACAAGGTCTGTAATTTGTACTTTCACAACACCATGTCCGACAAGTATGGATAAGAAGAAGGTCTGTAATTTGTATTTGTACAACACCATGTCTGATTCAAATTCAATCAGCATAAACTTGCCAGCACAAATGTCATATCAATTTGTTTCAAATTATCTTGTCAATCGTTGTATTGCAATCACAAACAGAGATCTTCGATTCCAACTCCGGTATCTACCATTACAAAAGTAGAACACAAAATCAAACCGAACAAAAATCATCACAACAGCTTTCGAATAAATTTTGATTTCTTCGAAACAAATCAAAGCTTCCTCCCAGAAATGTgatttattttcaattctccacAACTTCATTAGAAAATTAAAGCAACAAGCacaaagaaaataggcaaaACCAACATTGTATTCAATTTGAAGTGAAATTCAACAACTTTACCATGGTCAAGCGTCTTAGGAAAGTTGGTCGAGCAGTCCGACATCATCGAAATTTCAGTGAAGAAACCGAGAACCTCATCCATTATTCCCGGCACGTGACCACCGCCATCATCAATAGCTTTACCTTCTTCTACAGATTTGTTCTTAAGCCACAGCGAGCCCGAAGCGAACTTGGAGATCTCAGTGACGGCTTTCTTACTGTTCGTAGAAAGCAACGAGAGGCCAATCTTGAAGCTTATTGCCGATCTCAATGACGGCTTTCTCATAACTGGTTTTGTGAAAATTCAAATTACAGAGAGAGCAGAGAGACGAGGAAGAGTGCAAATGTCAAAGTACAATTTTATCCATGTATTAACAGATAGTTAACGGAAAAATCACGTTTAGACTAAATTTGCTGACAGAGTAAACCACGTGGGTTTAAATCCGAGTTTTTTTAGCACATGGGCTATCTTCcaaataccttatgaccacatgGATAATTTATTTATCCGATTTGGccaaaaaaaacacttttctaTTGCGGTATATTAGGGGTGGGAAATTTTGCCATAAATCGATCTATCGATAGAAACATACCGGTCAGTTCATAATAGTATGatatagttttgacatttttTCATAATCGCTTGACATTATACCGAACCGATAATTAATGGTATGGCTTTGATATTGAATTTTGTATAAGGCGGTATGTTATACCGAACAATatctatataaatatattttctatttatatattttaggtATTTTTTACATGCTTGACTCCTCAGTTTTAGggttttagaaaataaatgacTCCTCAGTTTTAGGGTCTAAAAAATAAAGgctgttcaatttttttcctaACTCTTGCACGACTTCGAGCAGCCTTGATCTCtcagttttcttcttttcttcaacGCACACCTCCTTGGTTATAAGGGGATCTTATAACTAGAACCATAtttttgagttttgagttttttgtTTATGCATTAGTTGCTACAGTTGAATTTAGACAATTATATTAGTTAGATTTTTGAGTTTGTGAACTTATAACTATTTGGATTATGTTTGTTGACAATTGTTGTTAGCTTATTaagttttgatttgatttccattttaattttttaagtcatgATTATGTTGGCTTATCTTCAATTGAAAAATTGCGGCAACaacttctcttctctctttttacTGGTAGGTGCATGGTCTTAAGCTATTTGTTTATAGCTTATTTGGAAACCACCGGTTGTGCCATTTACCAACCGAACCAGCCAATTATTTTGACTGAACCGATTTTTGACAACCACAAGAAGATGATTGGCTAGTGGTAACTGATTTTCAGTAATTATGTATACGTGACTGGTCAATagcacaaaaaatttggcatgATTTGCCAACCGCACCCAGCCCTAGGGTATACCTTCATCTTCaaggcaagaagaagaagaaattgaaatgaGAAAATAGAAAATTGGGTTAGAGCGGTTGCTTCTAAGCCGCGTGGACTATTCTCCTTGGCCGTTAGTCCTCAACGTCAAAGTTGTTGAATGACGAATGGTTTCATATTCTCATCTCGCACCGTCGGATTTCAATTCCTAACCTTTGCCCCACTAACACGCAAACTTGCATTACAAGGCCCCAGATATTCTCCCCTGCTCGTGTGCTTGATCAAATCTGAGCCTCTGTTTCTTTAGTCAAGTAATCAACGGTTCAGATTTAATTTTAACAAAGGACTTGTAAGCTCATTAGAAACTCCTGCAAACCTCCGCCTCATCCTCCCTCAACAACCAGTCAACCCTCACTTGGAAATAACAGCAGCGGGAAACGTTCAAGTCTGAATTTCACaaccttttcctttctttctctgtTAATCTATTAACTAATGTAGTTGGACAACTTTGATCAAGTCATCCGCAAGTTTACAACACGTCTATGTAAATATTGCTTAATTGTATTGTTTTTATTTGTACATCGTTTGATcagaatgatgtgatatgtATGGTTGCTCGTATGAAACAAACGACTGGTTCATCtataaaacaaaggaaaactaatgaaaatgatttgaaaactttgaattttaaccaaaaggacaaaaatgtgttgtaagtgaatagtacaaagagtgactttttagagtaaaaatgtctttaaaagttaaaaatgaACACTACCATGAATGTTTTGTTAAGACTTCCATAAGACAATTGAATTTATATAAGCGGCAACGAAAGAATGTCAAAGTTTTCATTCATGAGAAAATCACACGTATCATCAATTCCTCCTCCTCTATATCACAACTTCCATTTCCAAACAAACAGGAAAGTGCTACTGCTACTACTACCAACCGTGTCCTTGTAGAAGGAAATATGAACTTTATATAACATACTAGTAAAAAGCTCACGCAAATGAGACCATGAACCCTTGGTTCCGTGCTAGGCTGGGAAGGTTGCTTTTAGTAGCTAGCAGATGTCGGAGAATGGACTCACTACTGGACCGGATCACTTCCTTCCACTTTCCTTCCACCCTCTTCCTGAGCTGAAACTTTTTCCGTCGTCTTCTGGCCCACTTCTGTTGCCGCCCTGGCAGCCCTTCTAAAAGCATCGGTTACCCATGATGTCCCAGTCAATACGTAACGATTCTGCATGATTGCAGATCCAGCACTACTCACCGTTTGCTCAGCAGCTGAAAACGCAATCTTGGTCTTCTCAGAAACCTGAAACCTTTCATCCATTTGCTTCACCTTATCATTTACCATGGTTGTGCCAGCACTAAGTTTATCAGTGAAACCAATCTTTTGGTCCAAAGAAGAAACTGTGGCCGTCGCAGTGGAACTAAGCTGGTGTTTCTCATCAAAGGCCTTTGCCTTGTTGATCGCATCTTTTCCCAAAATGAATCCTTTGGCGAGCATGCTGCTCACGACATCCTCTGCGTTGTGAACAGCAGGTTGAGCACCAACAGGACTAAAATTTTCTGTTGCCTGTGGAGGATGAAAAACTGAACGCCGTCAGAAGCAATTATTATCGATGATAGACGAAAAGGTGCCCTTAGAAAATAATATTACAGTTGGAAGTGCTGAAGCCACAGCAGCTGGAAGCTTGTAATCTGGAGCCAGATCTATGGTAACGGACTGATCGACAATTGTTGCTCCCTGAAAGATAAGACACATAATTAAGAAAATCAGATGAGATGACAATAAAACTGATTTAGAGTAATCAGAATATCAGATTCCACCCGGTTTCCATTAGATAGGCAAGTTcacaaaaaaaagtaaaatgtcGGGAACATAAGTTAAACAACCAAGGAAAAAAAGgacaagaagagaaaaaagaaaactagaGAAGCGTTCAGAAGTGAATGACCGAAAGAAGCACTGAAGTTTCTGCCCCCTTGAAATCCTTGAAGGTTACATATGCAACCTGAGACCTCTCGTTGTCACTGcaataaagaagaaaagaaataaacttCCTGCGTCTCAatgcattaagacaattagcaaacggaagagagagagagagagagagagagagagagaagaaatgcAACCCTTGAATTTCAATGTATTCAATATCACCAGAGAAGGAAAAGAAGTCCTTTAAATCAAGTTCCGTTGCACCGAGGGAGACATTGCTAACTTTCACCGTCCTTATCTGTCATGTGAAATTGAGTGGATGCATGTAAGCATGAATATGGAGTAAAGAAATGACGATCGCATTGTATAAATCATAGCACGCCCATATTAACGATGATCACATCTGCACAACTGGCATTCTACTGAAAAGCATCAGAAAACCTATACTATGCTCTCTTACAGTTACAGCCAAAGTTTCAAACGGATACTTACCACAAACAAAAGCACTTTCCTTTCGATAAAGAGAACAAGTGTAATTATGGAAAGGAAATGCTTTCTAGTacaaattaaagaaattaaaataaagccCTTTCctttccaaaaagaaaaaaaaaatgaaaaagaaaaaagttagaTCGGACTAATACTGTATAAGGGGATGTGTTCCTAAATGCAAGAAGCACTAAAGACTCACAATTCAGATTCCGCAACAAATTTTCTATTTGAATTCATCACAATTtgtaaatgaaaaacaaaaaaaaacagagcGTAGAATCATAAAATCCAACAACATTACATAAAACGGGATCAAACattcaaaaccaaattttttaattcgGTAAGGTAACGATATTTATTTAAGAAAGGAGATAACAAAATGAATCAAACCATatacacttaaaaaaaatgacattGCACTCACCTCCATCATCAAACTGAAGGCGTGTTTGCAGTTTGCTTGATTCCAGAGAAGAaataaaaggagagagagagaatgagagaaagagagatacaGAGAGGGACGAAGGGAGGGAGGAAAGCGGTTGTTAGGGAGGGTGCCAGGAGGGCTGCGTGGCAAAGTATGTTACGAGTGAGTCAGGTGATGTCAGTTGCTATAATTTGGGCCGAAACCCAATCCAACGTTATAAAATTGGGCTGGCTCTGAGGCCTGCTAAAGCCTTGAACAGCTGTTGTCGCTTGAGGGTCCCACTGGCGGACATTTAGGAGGGTGGGGTGGGGTGAGACGGTGGGGAGTCCGTCTTGCCGGAATACCAACATAGTTTGACCTTTCCTATCGAGTAGAGTTGGATTTTTAtctgagagagaagagaaagaagtgaTTGGATTGAATCAACTGTACTTATTGTAAAGGCATTGTAACAAaacaaccaaaccaaaccaaaccatacCAACGAAATTTCCTTGGTCAGTCTTTGTCTGCAGCCAACCACCAAACACCGCAATCCAAGGGAAGCAACTCCAAAACACAAGGAAGGGAACAgccgcagcagcagcagcaaagaagcaacaaaaaaaaaaaaaaagtggaaggAAGAATGAGTTTCCAAGATCTTGAGGCTGGTTCTTCTCCCCAACAGCAACAGCAGCAACAACGACGACCTTTCGTTTACTCGAATGCAATTCAgaaccagcagcagcagcaaaatCGAAATCAATATCTTTACGAGCCGTCTCAGGCCCTGTCTGCCGGGATTTTCCAGATCAACACCGCCGTATCCACTTATTACCGCCTCGTCAATTCCCTCGGCACCCCCAAAGACACCCTTCAACTCCGCGACAAGCTGTCAGTACTACTTTTCatattctcattttcttcttcttcttaataATAATTCTTCCCGTCTTTTCAATTTCTTGTTAGGTTTGTATAATAAACATATAATTTgcttgattgattgattgattgattgtaCATTGAGAGTTACCAATGTTCCGACCTAATTCACTGTTGATCTAAATTGGGAATTGGGAGTTTGCACTGGCAGGCATAAGACAAGGGCGCATATTGGGCAGTTGGTGAAAGATACTTCAGACAAACTCAAGCAAGCTAGTGAAACTGATCACCATGCCCAAGTTACTGTAAGCATTCAATTCATTATACCTGTC
Proteins encoded in this region:
- the LOC126628599 gene encoding TOM1-like protein 1 isoform X2 encodes the protein MSDNLMEKVSALGERLKIEGTEVGRKMSAGFSSVSFKVKELFQGPNQADKIVEDATSEALEEPDWAMNLEICDMINTERVNSVELIRGLKKRIMLKNPRVQYLALMLLETCVKNCEKAFSEIAAERVLDEMVKLIDDPQTVVNNRNKALMLIEAWGESTGELRYLPVYEETYKSLRSRGIRFPGRDNESLAPIFTPPRSVSASESDASFSQQIPVEIPAQSFTGEQTKEAFDVARNSIELLNTVFSSSPQQDALQDDLTATLVQQCRQSLSTVQRIIETAGENEALLFEALNVNDEIHKALSKYEELIRPSVVPTAPEPAMIPVAVEPDESPSHVKEDYLIRKPAASRGLVHAGSNDDMMDDLDEMIFGKKGGSPSEGSQDPKKQQTPAKDDLISF
- the LOC126628599 gene encoding TOM1-like protein 1 isoform X1, producing the protein MSDNLMEKVSALGERLKIEGTEVGRKMSAGFSSVSFKVKELFQGPNQADKIVEDATSEALEEPDWAMNLEICDMINTERVNSVELIRGLKKRIMLKNPRVQYLALMLLETCVKNCEKAFSEIAAERVLDEMVKLIDDPQTVVNNRNKALMLIEAWGESTGELRYLPVYEETYKSLRSRGIRFPGRDNESLAPIFTPPRSVSASESDASFSQQIPVEIPAQSFTGEQTKEAFDVARNSIELLNTVFSSSPQQDALQQDDLTATLVQQCRQSLSTVQRIIETAGENEALLFEALNVNDEIHKALSKYEELIRPSVVPTAPEPAMIPVAVEPDESPSHVKEDYLIRKPAASRGLVHAGSNDDMMDDLDEMIFGKKGGSPSEGSQDPKKQQTPAKDDLISF
- the LOC126628606 gene encoding binding partner of ACD11 1-like isoform X1, which codes for MMEIRTVKVSNVSLGATELDLKDFFSFSGDIEYIEIQGDNERSQVAYVTFKDFKGAETSVLLSGATIVDQSVTIDLAPDYKLPAAVASALPTATENFSPVGAQPAVHNAEDVVSSMLAKGFILGKDAINKAKAFDEKHQLSSTATATVSSLDQKIGFTDKLSAGTTMVNDKVKQMDERFQVSEKTKIAFSAAEQTVSSAGSAIMQNRYVLTGTSWVTDAFRRAARAATEVGQKTTEKVSAQEEGGRKVEGSDPVQ
- the LOC126628606 gene encoding binding partner of ACD11 1-like isoform X2, with the protein product MMEIRTVKVSNVSLGATELDLKDFFSFSGDIEYIEIQGDNERSQVAYVTFKDFKGATIVDQSVTIDLAPDYKLPAAVASALPTATENFSPVGAQPAVHNAEDVVSSMLAKGFILGKDAINKAKAFDEKHQLSSTATATVSSLDQKIGFTDKLSAGTTMVNDKVKQMDERFQVSEKTKIAFSAAEQTVSSAGSAIMQNRYVLTGTSWVTDAFRRAARAATEVGQKTTEKVSAQEEGGRKVEGSDPVQ